A single Salvelinus sp. IW2-2015 unplaced genomic scaffold, ASM291031v2 Un_scaffold2202, whole genome shotgun sequence DNA region contains:
- the LOC112073260 gene encoding uncharacterized protein isoform X1, which yields MTWLFILREWRYDEINFLSVHCFFLTCTHSNNTLACPPPDILTFIMGQLLASEQEQSEAQVAVGSLLYSAMLEAGALPDVAVDHYLLANPESLDSRAHLQDHLRQLQGHVGNRAPTYLKELISRLVAFSDEPKVAGLVGLVVSMVMETAYASSRGSVRSRGCQVEERRAELQDVMEEYLKRCRMHLKDEQKLREDTQRLEGQLSYLLTQLKNTMLREGPSSKALKHWASGAAFHTQMLLHLTRLEQRGDPLVVQAAMEQYQEDFREILPAYRCYKASTVTVIKCRGGLQTGEDPLTEGSVTGFTVVDKELGKSVSVPLPEDAPPGIVLITSDMCAQAYLERLFSPQGPIAELERYFLNSRESLRMKLMVQEPTDSNERLSIVETEPLDRR from the exons ATGACATGGTTATTCATACTGAGAGAATGGCGATATGATGAAATCAACTTCCTTTCTGTGCACT GCTTTTTTCTCACCTGCACTCACAGCAACAACACACTCGCCTGCCCACCCCCAGATATCCTGACGTTCATCATGGGGCAGCTGTTGGCCTCAGAACAGGAGCAGTCYGAGGCTCAGGTTGCTGTTGGCTCTCTGCTCTACTCCGCCATGTTGGAGGCCGGTGCTCTGCCTGATGTTGCCGTCGACCACTATCTGCTAGCTAATCCAGAGAGCCTGGACTCCAGGGCCCACCTACAGGACCACCTCCGCCAGCTGCAGGGGCACGTAGGGAACCGGGCGCCCACCTACCTGAAGGAGCTGATCAGCCGCCTGGTCGCTTTCTCTGACGAGCCCAAGGTGGCAGGCCTGGTGGGCTTggtggtctccatggtgatggagaCGGCATACGCCTCGTCCAGGGGGTCAGTGAGGTCGAGGGGTTGCCAAGTCGAGGAACGGCGTGCGGAGCTCCAGGACGTTATGGAGGAGTACCTCAAGCGCTGCCGGATGCACTTGAAGGATGAGCAGAAGCTGAGAGAAGACACCCAGCGTCTGGAGGGCCAGCTGAGCTACTTGCTGACccagctgaagaacaccatgcTCAGGGAAGGCCCCAGCTCCAAGGCCCTGAAGCACTGGGCCAGCGGCGCCGCCTTTCACACGCAGATGCTGCTGCACCTGACCAGGCTAGAGCAGAGAGGAGACCCGCTGGTCGTCCAGGCTGCAATGGAGCAGTACCAAGAGGACTTCAGAGAGATTCTACCTGCGTACAGATGCTACAAAGCCAGTACGGTGACTGTGATAAAGTGTAGGGGAGGGCTGCAGACCGGGGAGGATCCTCTGACTGAGGGGAGTGTGACTGGGTTCACTGTGGTGGATAAAGAGTTAGGGAAGAGTGTGAGTGTTCCCCTACCTGAGGACGCTCCCCCTGGCATTGTCCTGATCACTTCAGATATGTGTGCTCAAGCCTATTTAGAGCGACTGTTCTCTCCACAAGGCCCCATAGCAGAGCTGGAGAGGTACTTTCTCAACAGCAGAGAGAGTCTACGCATGAAGTTGATGGTACAAGAACCAACGGACTCCAACGAGAGGCTGAGCATAGTGGAAACAGAACCCCTAGACAGAAGATAG
- the LOC112073260 gene encoding uncharacterized protein isoform X2 produces the protein MGQLLASEQEQSEAQVAVGSLLYSAMLEAGALPDVAVDHYLLANPESLDSRAHLQDHLRQLQGHVGNRAPTYLKELISRLVAFSDEPKVAGLVGLVVSMVMETAYASSRGSVRSRGCQVEERRAELQDVMEEYLKRCRMHLKDEQKLREDTQRLEGQLSYLLTQLKNTMLREGPSSKALKHWASGAAFHTQMLLHLTRLEQRGDPLVVQAAMEQYQEDFREILPAYRCYKASTVTVIKCRGGLQTGEDPLTEGSVTGFTVVDKELGKSVSVPLPEDAPPGIVLITSDMCAQAYLERLFSPQGPIAELERYFLNSRESLRMKLMVQEPTDSNERLSIVETEPLDRR, from the coding sequence ATGGGGCAGCTGTTGGCCTCAGAACAGGAGCAGTCYGAGGCTCAGGTTGCTGTTGGCTCTCTGCTCTACTCCGCCATGTTGGAGGCCGGTGCTCTGCCTGATGTTGCCGTCGACCACTATCTGCTAGCTAATCCAGAGAGCCTGGACTCCAGGGCCCACCTACAGGACCACCTCCGCCAGCTGCAGGGGCACGTAGGGAACCGGGCGCCCACCTACCTGAAGGAGCTGATCAGCCGCCTGGTCGCTTTCTCTGACGAGCCCAAGGTGGCAGGCCTGGTGGGCTTggtggtctccatggtgatggagaCGGCATACGCCTCGTCCAGGGGGTCAGTGAGGTCGAGGGGTTGCCAAGTCGAGGAACGGCGTGCGGAGCTCCAGGACGTTATGGAGGAGTACCTCAAGCGCTGCCGGATGCACTTGAAGGATGAGCAGAAGCTGAGAGAAGACACCCAGCGTCTGGAGGGCCAGCTGAGCTACTTGCTGACccagctgaagaacaccatgcTCAGGGAAGGCCCCAGCTCCAAGGCCCTGAAGCACTGGGCCAGCGGCGCCGCCTTTCACACGCAGATGCTGCTGCACCTGACCAGGCTAGAGCAGAGAGGAGACCCGCTGGTCGTCCAGGCTGCAATGGAGCAGTACCAAGAGGACTTCAGAGAGATTCTACCTGCGTACAGATGCTACAAAGCCAGTACGGTGACTGTGATAAAGTGTAGGGGAGGGCTGCAGACCGGGGAGGATCCTCTGACTGAGGGGAGTGTGACTGGGTTCACTGTGGTGGATAAAGAGTTAGGGAAGAGTGTGAGTGTTCCCCTACCTGAGGACGCTCCCCCTGGCATTGTCCTGATCACTTCAGATATGTGTGCTCAAGCCTATTTAGAGCGACTGTTCTCTCCACAAGGCCCCATAGCAGAGCTGGAGAGGTACTTTCTCAACAGCAGAGAGAGTCTACGCATGAAGTTGATGGTACAAGAACCAACGGACTCCAACGAGAGGCTGAGCATAGTGGAAACAGAACCCCTAGACAGAAGATAG